From the genome of Papaver somniferum cultivar HN1 chromosome 2, ASM357369v1, whole genome shotgun sequence, one region includes:
- the LOC113351813 gene encoding protein NRT1/ PTR FAMILY 5.10-like produces MSSTTFSLLQSPEDEDDHSEHTPKAGNIETSLHRNHHSGITRTSLRSAAPICFAFLMYGIVYSTGETFFQDLAGSADTSSMGNANVYIMMLQSITKTSRFVIDHLVYRVLSRRSRTGTLATLIRMGLGMFFSICTCTIAQYTEVARLTAVENKTNIGVPLFIPQFIALGFVTGLAGEGLKVFFQNEYSNWINFYATTITEVLTGMGALLNTILVLVLRLATKKPDGRGTWFAETLDESRIDLFYHTISVMCVLNFIPVYALTSTCYYRKIKIREFLLLDGM; encoded by the coding sequence ATGTCCTCTACTACTTTTAGTTTGTTACAATCCCCGGAGGATGAGGACGATCATTCCGAACACACTCCAAAAGCAGGAAACATCGAAACATCATTGCACCGTAATCATCACAGTGGAATAACGAGAACTAGTCTTAGAAGCGCGGCTCCAATATGCTTCGCATTCCTCATGTATGGTATAGTTTACTCAACAGGAGAAACTTTCTTTCAAGACCTAGCAGGATCCGCAGACACATCTAGTATGGGCAATGCAAATGTGTACATTATGATGTTACAGAGTATTACAAAAACTTCAAGATTCGTTATCGATCATCTGGTTTATCGCGTTTTGTCTAGAAGATCAAGAACAGGAACACTTGCAACATTGATTAGAATGGGGCTTGGTATGTTCTTTTCAATTTGTACTTGTACAATTGCTCAGTACACAGAGGTTGCAAGATTGACTGCTGTCGAGAACAAAACGAATATTGGAGTTCCCTTATTCATTCCTCAGTTTATTGCACTAGGTTTCGTTACTGGGTTAGCAGGGGAAGGCCTTAAAGTTTTCTTCCAAAACGAATACTCAAATTGGATTAACTTTTATGCAACAACTATCACTGAAGTTTTGACTGGAATGGGAGCCCTTCTCAATACAATCTTAGTTTTAGTTCTAAGATTAGCTACCAAAAAACCAGACGGCCGTGGGACTTGGTTTGCTGAAACTCTAGATGAGAGTCGCATCGATCTCTTCTATCACACTATATCTGTAATGTGTGTACTAAATTTTATCCCTGTCTATGCTTTGACCTCAACTTGTTATTACCGAAAGATTAAGATCCGGGAGTTTTTGTTGTTGGATGGGATGTAA
- the LOC113348907 gene encoding SEC14 cytosolic factor-like — protein MTMVSQEAIEKLLDLMEEVEEPLKKSFQNMHQGYPTESLVRFLKARDGNVYKAHKMLIDCLTWRVENEIDKILTKPIVPTDLYRGVRDSQLLGLSGYSKGGLPVFAIGVGQSTFDKALVHYYVQSHIQINEYRDRVVLPHATKKCERYIGTCLKVLDMTGLKLSALSHIKLLTVISTVDELNYPEKTNVYYIVNAPYIFSSCWKIVKPLLQERTRKKIQVLQGSGKEELLKVMDKESLPHFCRREGSSLRSNPNNCFSMDHAFHQQLYHYIKQQSMRSPTKQRPFHVTLPEPNSEEKYIAKTIEHEFHNFGKRNGLSHSFEGLEINVE, from the exons ATGACAATGGTTTCCCAAGAAGCTATCGAGAAGTTGCTTGATTTGATGGAAGAAG TTGAAGAACCATTAAAGAAAAGTTTTCAG AATATGCATCAAGGATATCCAACTGAAAGTTTGGTGCGGTTTCTCAAGGCTAGAGACGGGAATGTCTACAAAGCGCATAAGATG CTAATTGATTGCTTGACCTGGAGGGTGGAAAATGAGATTGATAAGATATTAACG AAACCAATTGTTCCCACTGACTTGTATAGAGGTGTGCGGGATTCCCAGCTACTAGGATTGTCAGGTTACTCAAAAGGG GGCCTTCCTGTCTTTGCTATTGGTGTTGGGCAAAGCACATTTGACAAAGCTTTG GTCCATTATTATGTCCAGTCACATATCCAAATCAATGAATATCGTGACCGTGTTGTGCTG CCTCATGCAACAAAGAAGTGTGAACGCTATATTGGGACCTGTCTGAAGGTTTTGGACATGACTGGTTTAAAGCTTTCCGCACTCAGCCATATTAAG CTACTGACAGTAATATCTACTGTTGATGAACTCAATTACCCGGAGAAAACCAATGTCTACTACATCGTAAATGCCCCATATATATTTTCATCATGTTGGAAG ATTGTGAAGCCTCTTTTGCAAGAAAGAACGAGGAAGAAAATTCAGGTGCTCCAAGGGAGTGGGAAAGAAGAGTTATTGAAG GTAATGGACAAGGAATCACTCCCTCATTTCTGTAGGAGAGAAGGTTCATCTCTCCGTTCAAACCCGAACAACTGCTTCTCCATGGATCATGCGTTCCACCAACAGCTTTATCATTACATCAAGCAGCAATCTATGAGGAGTCCTACCAAACAAAGACCATTCCACGTAACGTTACCAGAACCAAACTCAGAAGAAAAATATATTGCCAAAACTATAGAACACGAGTTCCACAATTTTGGTAAGCGAAACGGTCTCTCTCATTCATTTGAGGGTCTGGAAATCAACGTCGAGTGA
- the LOC113351811 gene encoding protein NRT1/ PTR FAMILY 5.13-like, translating into MEATQVECKNKEAAEVTNDNTSSSSSSWRNPSMIANEMIRLFLYYFNIPKACYLVEGVIISLNLVEYGVLVLLMTYLTSISGYSLVRAVATVNIFSFISGILAIFAELCALRVGCYFMVQVNSISYILGLVVLLTNIKHPGSFQALHGALFLLAVGHGILLSTCKEEFMKDQMKKASRVPNEDDEKRDEIRATISTMRTKVVGFGLSNLLVNKKTWRDQILISISILSCTTFCLFAWKVIPIISSTSCSSSQSPKDEDGNKEIALSSKRLQSQENEDDHSEYHPKEENMETALSSNQQSTSLRSAAPICFTFLVYGIVCSTGDTFFQDQAGSVDTSSMGGDYMSVMMLQIITRTSRYVINHFVCYVLSKRTRTGTLAILIRMGLGMFFTIVTCTVAQWTEVVRLTAIKNNNTFKVSPDDEIARPDIPVVLFIPQYIALGFVTGLAGEGLEVFFQSEYSGWIKYCATAITEALTGIGSLLTMVLVFTQDMSRIDLFYRCVAFMCVFNFIPLYSLASTSYYRKIKIWRLLKDGM; encoded by the exons ATGGAAGCTACTCAAGTAGAATGTAAAAACAAGGAAGCAGCAGAAGTTACAAATGATAATACTAGTAGTAGTAGCAGTAGCTGGAGAAACCCCTCCATGATCGCTAATGAAATGATACGATTGTTTCTCTATTATTTCAATATACCCAAGGCGTGCTACTTGGTTGAAG GAGTTATCATCAGCCTTAACCTAGTTGAATATGGTGTGTTAGTATTGTTGATGACGTATCTCACAAGTATTTCCGGTTACTCACTCGTACGTGCTGTAGCGACCGTGAATATTTTTTCCTTCATCAGTGGGATACTGGCCATATTTGCAGAGTTATGTGCTTTACGGGTTGGATGTTACTTCATGGTGCAAGTCAACTCTATATCCTACATTCTG GGATTAGTGGTTCTTCTTACGAATATTAAGCATCCCGGGTCATTTCAAGCCTTACATGGAGCATTATTTCTACTAGCAGTTGGGCACGGTATCCTTCTCTCGACATGTAAAGAAGAATTCATGAAAGATCAAATGAAGAAAGCCAGCCGAGTTCCTAACGAAGACGATGAAAAGAGAGACGAGATTCGTGCTACAATCTCTACAATGAGAACCAAGGTTGTAGGTTTTGGTTTGTCTAATTTGCTAGTAAATAAAAAAACTTGGAGAGATCAGATTCTGATAAGTATATCTATCTTGTCCTGCACAACATTCTGTTTGTTTGCTTGGAAAGTTATACCAATCATTTCCTCCACTAGTTGTAGTTCGTCTCAATCCCCAAAGGATGAGGATGGAAACAAGGAAATAGCATTGAGCAGTAAGCGGTTACAATCCCAAGAGAATGAGGATGACCATTCCGAATATCATCCGAAAGAAGAAAACATGGAAACAGCATTGAGCAGTAATCAACAGAGTACTAGTCTCAGAAGCGCGGCTCCAATATGTTTCACATTCCTCGTGTATGGTATAGTTTGCTCAACAGGGGATACTTTCTTTCAGGACCAAGCAGGATCCGTGGACACGTCTAGTATGGGCGGGGATTATATGTCCGTTATGATGTTACAGATTATAACAAGAACTTCAAGATACGTTATCAATCATtttgtttgttatgttttgtCTAAAAGAACAAGAACTGGAACACTTGCAATTTTGATTAGAATGGGGCTAGGGATGTTCTTTACTATTGTTACTTGTACAGTTGCTCAGTGGACAGAGGTTGTGAGATTGACTGCTATCAAGAACAACAATACGTTCAAAGTAAGCCCCGATGATGAAATCGCTCGTCCTGATATTCCAGTTGTCTTATTCATTCCTCAGTATATTGCACTGGGTTTCGTTACTGGGTTAGCAGGGGAAGGCCTCGAAGTTTTCTTCCAAAGTGAATATTCAGGTTGGATCAAGTATTGTGCAACGGCTATTACCGAAGCTTTGACCGGAATAGGATCCCTTCTCACTATGGTCTTAGTTTTTACTCAAGATATGAGTCGTATTGATCTCTTTTATCGATGTGTGGCCTTTATGTGCGTATTTAATTTTATCCCACTCTATTCTTTGGCCTCAACTTCTTATTACAGAAAGATTAAGATATGGAGGCTTTTAAAAGATGGGATGTAA